The following coding sequences lie in one Synechococcus sp. PCC 7336 genomic window:
- a CDS encoding bifunctional aminoglycoside phosphotransferase/ATP-binding protein produces MTDATLPPLIQQMLLPDFYPHPVADPIQLIQTHISYVFLTGEFAYKVKKPLDFGFLNYTTLEKREFYCQAELRLNQRGAAELYLDVLAISETDGTFELGGRGQPVEYVLQMRQFPQETLLPELLDRGELTPALIRQLAQRIARFHAQLDTSDYIREFGSVANIRAAFDENYEQTERYIGGPQTREQWEATRTATDRFFADRADLLHRRVRDNKIRECHGDLHLNNICYWNNRFSLFDCIEFNEPFRFVDVMYDIAYIVMDLQVRGRSGLSALFVNEYIEQTGDYEGLQVLPLYVSRQSYVRAKVTSFLLDDPNVSADKRAEAEQTAAQYYRLACECLQPRTGRLFLMSGLSGSGKSTVARAIAQKFDAVHIRSDAVRKHLAGIPLQERGSEGDYGSGIYTPEMTAKTYDRLLELGILLAEEGYPAILDAKYDRQALRQTAIAAAREHNIPLKIVSCEAPIETIRTWLKARQGDIADATVDILERQIEAFEPLSEAEKASAVVIRTDGDMTAQLEKLS; encoded by the coding sequence ATGACTGATGCAACCCTGCCCCCGCTGATTCAACAGATGCTGCTGCCGGACTTCTATCCCCATCCAGTGGCAGACCCCATTCAGCTGATTCAAACTCACATATCCTACGTATTCCTCACCGGAGAGTTCGCCTACAAGGTTAAGAAGCCCCTCGACTTCGGCTTTCTCAACTACACCACCCTGGAAAAGCGGGAGTTTTACTGTCAAGCGGAATTGCGCCTCAACCAACGGGGGGCAGCTGAACTGTACTTGGACGTGCTGGCGATCTCCGAAACTGACGGCACCTTCGAACTCGGCGGTCGGGGGCAACCGGTTGAATACGTGCTCCAGATGCGGCAGTTTCCTCAAGAGACCCTGCTGCCGGAACTGCTCGATCGCGGCGAACTCACCCCCGCACTTATCCGCCAGCTCGCCCAACGCATCGCCCGCTTCCACGCCCAACTGGACACCAGCGACTACATCCGCGAATTTGGCTCGGTCGCCAACATTAGAGCCGCCTTCGACGAAAACTACGAACAAACCGAACGCTACATCGGCGGTCCTCAAACTCGCGAGCAGTGGGAGGCCACCCGTACCGCCACCGATCGCTTTTTTGCCGACCGAGCCGACCTTTTGCATCGGCGGGTGCGAGACAACAAAATTCGCGAATGCCACGGAGATTTGCACTTAAACAACATCTGCTACTGGAACAATCGGTTTTCTCTGTTTGACTGCATTGAATTCAACGAGCCCTTCCGCTTTGTGGATGTGATGTACGACATCGCCTACATCGTGATGGATTTGCAAGTGCGAGGGCGATCGGGGTTAAGCGCTCTGTTTGTTAACGAGTACATCGAACAGACGGGCGATTACGAAGGCTTGCAGGTGTTGCCCCTCTATGTCAGTCGCCAATCCTACGTGCGAGCCAAAGTGACCTCCTTTTTGCTCGACGATCCCAATGTGTCTGCCGACAAGCGGGCGGAGGCCGAGCAGACCGCAGCCCAGTACTATCGCTTAGCCTGCGAATGCCTGCAGCCTCGCACGGGTCGCCTGTTCTTAATGTCCGGTCTGTCGGGGTCGGGAAAAAGTACGGTGGCGCGGGCGATCGCCCAAAAGTTTGACGCCGTCCACATCCGCTCCGATGCTGTACGCAAGCATCTAGCTGGCATTCCCCTGCAGGAGCGGGGCAGTGAGGGTGACTACGGCAGCGGTATCTATACGCCCGAAATGACGGCGAAAACCTACGATCGCCTGCTCGAACTCGGCATTTTGCTAGCTGAAGAGGGCTATCCTGCAATTTTGGATGCCAAATACGATCGGCAAGCCCTGCGCCAAACGGCGATCGCTGCTGCCCGAGAGCACAATATTCCCCTCAAAATTGTCTCTTGCGAAGCCCCTATCGAGACGATTCGCACCTGGTTGAAGGCGCGGCAGGGAGATATTGCCGACGCGACAGTCGATATTTTGGAGCGTCAGATCGAGGCTTTCGAACCGCTCTCAGAGGCAGAAAAAGCTAGTGCAGTTGTCATTCGTACCGATGGCGATATGACCGCACAGCTAGAGAAATTGAGTTAG
- a CDS encoding DNA methyltransferase — translation MQLPLPLLELPEMLKVEDKATFSDPSFASNKLLPVHRWVPWIAGFSSNFVREILEQKLSEPGTVLDPFAGVGTTLVEAALAGHDVVGFEINPYAALASRIKLNAHKLSSKTITEETVRLRKFYSRTIPNGYSPKSEFPIGFKTRKIFYSPTVLRKVLTIQDFIEKLNNRQVQEVFKLAFASTMIHYSNYSYEPSLGTRSAAGKSDIEDFPVINIIAEKLETIALDIGWLGERAMAVSSKCQIINASFFDCQNHIEAASVDLAITSPPYLNNYHYIRNTRPHLYWLGFAKEPKDTKYLEHQNFGKYWQTVRALDNVNLDFPNPPVELVEQISCLRTLNIERGIYGGNGWANYAAAYFNDCYKFAKYLEYALKKNSSAFVVLGNSILQGVMIPTDRYFGQIAKAVGLELVNIHIPRSARVGNSIIKSDVRVVKAQKSHCLYESVVELKKHA, via the coding sequence ATGCAATTACCATTACCACTGCTAGAATTGCCAGAAATGTTGAAAGTAGAAGACAAAGCAACTTTCAGCGATCCTAGCTTTGCGAGTAACAAATTATTGCCAGTCCATCGGTGGGTACCCTGGATTGCAGGTTTTTCTAGCAATTTTGTTAGAGAGATTTTAGAACAAAAGCTTTCTGAGCCTGGAACCGTCCTCGATCCTTTTGCAGGAGTAGGTACAACCCTGGTTGAAGCTGCTCTCGCGGGGCATGACGTCGTTGGCTTCGAGATTAACCCATACGCGGCCTTAGCATCTCGTATTAAACTCAATGCCCATAAGTTGAGTTCTAAAACAATTACAGAAGAGACGGTTAGACTGAGGAAGTTCTATAGCCGCACGATACCAAATGGCTATTCGCCCAAGAGTGAGTTCCCCATTGGATTTAAAACCCGCAAAATCTTTTACAGTCCAACGGTTTTGCGAAAAGTCCTGACAATCCAGGATTTCATTGAAAAGCTTAACAATCGACAGGTTCAAGAGGTCTTTAAACTTGCCTTTGCTTCAACCATGATTCATTACTCAAACTATTCTTACGAACCAAGCCTAGGTACTCGAAGCGCAGCAGGCAAGAGTGATATTGAGGATTTCCCAGTCATAAACATTATTGCCGAAAAACTAGAAACCATTGCTTTGGATATAGGTTGGTTGGGGGAGCGCGCAATGGCAGTCTCTAGTAAATGTCAAATTATTAACGCCTCGTTTTTTGACTGCCAGAATCATATTGAAGCAGCCTCAGTCGATCTGGCTATCACGTCTCCTCCTTATTTGAACAATTATCATTATATTCGAAATACTCGTCCACACCTCTACTGGCTTGGTTTTGCAAAAGAACCGAAGGACACTAAATATCTAGAGCATCAAAATTTTGGGAAGTACTGGCAAACTGTGCGAGCGTTAGACAATGTAAATTTAGACTTTCCAAATCCGCCTGTAGAGTTGGTGGAACAAATTTCCTGTCTGCGTACACTCAATATAGAACGAGGCATCTACGGTGGTAATGGCTGGGCTAATTATGCGGCTGCATATTTCAACGATTGTTATAAATTTGCAAAGTACTTGGAATATGCCTTAAAGAAAAATAGTTCTGCTTTTGTGGTTCTAGGTAACAGCATTTTGCAAGGAGTCATGATTCCGACAGATCGGTACTTTGGACAAATTGCCAAAGCTGTAGGATTGGAATTGGTGAATATCCATATCCCACGATCGGCTCGTGTTGGAAATAGTATTATTAAGTCAGATGTACGAGTTGTAAAAGCCCAAAAATCACATTGTTTATATGAATCAGTAGTTGAATTGAAAAAACATGCTTAA
- a CDS encoding phage tail protein translates to MADEHVNYVMSNRFYVEIEQNLAASFTECSGLGMTVKKETHQEGGVNDQQRVIIGPTEFSDVTLKRGLTNDLTFYDWIAALLKTRKANTAVSQLRRNVNILTFNQAGETMQCWTLIGAVPVGWSAPSLTADSSGVAIEELTLAYEGLTVVKDSGGGGAEVLNAQRPSSGYFST, encoded by the coding sequence GTGGCGGACGAGCATGTCAATTACGTCATGTCCAATCGGTTTTATGTCGAAATCGAGCAGAACTTGGCGGCTTCGTTCACAGAATGCTCCGGCTTGGGGATGACGGTGAAGAAGGAAACCCATCAAGAGGGGGGCGTGAACGACCAGCAGCGGGTAATTATTGGACCCACGGAATTTAGTGACGTCACCCTCAAGCGCGGTTTAACCAATGATTTGACCTTTTACGACTGGATTGCGGCCCTGTTAAAGACTCGCAAAGCGAATACAGCGGTGTCGCAGTTGCGGCGTAACGTCAATATTCTGACGTTCAATCAGGCGGGGGAAACGATGCAGTGTTGGACGCTGATCGGGGCGGTGCCAGTGGGGTGGTCGGCCCCCAGTTTGACGGCGGATTCGTCGGGGGTGGCAATTGAGGAATTAACGCTGGCCTACGAGGGTTTGACGGTGGTGAAAGACTCTGGCGGAGGTGGGGCGGAGGTACTCAATGCGCAACGACCTTCGTCTGGCTATTTCAGTACCTAG
- a CDS encoding MraY family glycosyltransferase — MAYLVAFLAAACVVLWTTPTVKAVGLRSGRFDLPADRKVHNRPMVRLGGVSIFLGTIVSLLLVWRTGEFGYMPTEKEYELWGVTVGGLLFFFIGLADDLFQLPASLRLVLQAAVATAAWKVGVSIEFITLPFVGTVDLPDPVSWTVTVLWLVGLANAINWMDGLDGLAAGVSGIAAVILLIVTLLSGQTGAAMIASALAGGSLGFLRYNFRPAQIFMGDGGAYFLGFSLAGIGVIGVAKGLTTLAILLPFCILAVPIIDMSTVIFSRLCQGKSPFLADNRHLHHRLMHAGVPHRLTVLFIYSLTLWMGSLALVMTGLPSGGTYLAGASVIVVVATWEVWKRSRRLSAARRQRLPRQPQTENGAALGQPSEAENGAENGLPHQVASEAPTSEVERGRDR, encoded by the coding sequence ATGGCCTATCTGGTCGCCTTTCTGGCTGCCGCCTGTGTAGTATTGTGGACTACACCCACTGTGAAAGCTGTCGGGCTGCGCAGTGGCCGGTTCGACCTTCCTGCCGATCGCAAGGTCCACAATCGCCCTATGGTTCGCCTGGGGGGAGTTTCTATCTTTTTGGGCACGATTGTCTCCCTCCTGCTCGTATGGCGGACAGGGGAATTTGGCTACATGCCCACCGAAAAGGAATACGAGTTGTGGGGGGTCACCGTTGGGGGGCTGCTCTTTTTCTTTATTGGCTTGGCGGATGACCTGTTTCAACTGCCAGCCAGCCTGCGCTTGGTGTTGCAGGCAGCGGTCGCCACCGCCGCTTGGAAGGTGGGAGTCAGCATTGAATTTATTACGCTACCGTTCGTCGGCACGGTCGATTTGCCCGATCCCGTCAGTTGGACGGTGACGGTGTTGTGGTTGGTGGGGTTGGCCAATGCCATCAACTGGATGGATGGTTTAGACGGCTTAGCCGCAGGTGTATCGGGAATTGCTGCGGTAATTTTGCTGATTGTGACGCTGCTGTCGGGTCAGACGGGGGCCGCGATGATTGCATCAGCGCTGGCGGGGGGATCGTTGGGGTTCTTGCGCTATAATTTTCGGCCCGCTCAGATTTTTATGGGGGATGGCGGGGCTTACTTCCTCGGATTTTCGCTGGCGGGGATTGGCGTAATCGGCGTGGCAAAAGGCTTGACGACACTGGCCATTTTGCTGCCATTTTGCATTCTTGCGGTGCCCATCATCGATATGTCCACAGTGATTTTCAGTCGTCTCTGCCAGGGTAAGTCGCCGTTTTTAGCTGACAATCGCCACCTGCATCACCGCCTCATGCACGCAGGCGTACCCCACCGCCTCACGGTCTTGTTTATCTACTCTCTGACGCTGTGGATGGGAAGTTTGGCACTGGTGATGACGGGGTTGCCCTCAGGCGGGACTTATTTGGCCGGTGCGTCAGTCATTGTTGTTGTCGCGACGTGGGAAGTGTGGAAACGCTCTCGTCGTCTGTCTGCGGCACGTCGCCAGCGCTTGCCGAGACAGCCCCAGACAGAGAATGGCGCGGCACTGGGCCAGCCGAGTGAGGCTGAGAATGGGGCTGAAAATGGCCTTCCCCATCAGGTTGCGAGCGAGGCACCTACAAGTGAGGTGGAGCGAGGGCGCGATCGCTAG
- the glyA gene encoding serine hydroxymethyltransferase encodes MAAHTNLDFLADTDPEVYGILFSELERQRDCLEMIASENFTSAAVMAAQGSVLTNKYAEGLPGKRYYGGCEQVDRTEQLAIDRAKQLFGAEMANVQPHSGAQANFAVFLALLQPGDTIMGMELSHGGHLTHGSPVNVSGKWFNVVHYGVNPETERLDFEQIRNLALEHKPKIIICGYSAYPRTIDFQAFRDVADEVGCYLMADIAHIAGLVASGHHPNPVPLCDVVTTTTHKTLRGPRGGLILTRDADLGKQFNKAVFPGSQGGPLEHVIAAKAVAFGEALQPEFKDYSGQVIANARALAGRLQARGIKPVSGGTDNHLVLLDLRSVTAYLTERGTVSDPRMTGKRADALMEKIHITANKNTVPFDPESPFVASGLRLGSPALTTRGLKEAEFERIADLIADSLQSPEDENVLAYCRQQVADLCETFPLYPHLTATAAAALV; translated from the coding sequence GTGGCCGCACATACGAACCTAGACTTTCTCGCCGATACCGATCCAGAAGTTTATGGCATTCTGTTTTCTGAATTGGAGCGGCAGCGCGATTGCCTCGAAATGATCGCCAGCGAAAACTTCACCTCTGCAGCGGTGATGGCAGCGCAAGGTTCTGTCCTGACTAATAAATATGCCGAAGGGTTACCCGGTAAGCGCTACTACGGCGGCTGCGAGCAGGTCGATCGCACCGAACAACTGGCGATCGATCGGGCCAAGCAACTGTTCGGGGCCGAGATGGCCAACGTCCAGCCCCACTCGGGAGCCCAGGCCAACTTCGCCGTCTTCCTCGCCCTGCTGCAACCGGGAGACACCATCATGGGCATGGAACTGTCCCACGGCGGCCACCTCACCCACGGTTCCCCCGTCAATGTCTCGGGCAAATGGTTCAATGTCGTCCATTACGGCGTCAACCCCGAAACCGAACGCCTCGACTTCGAACAAATTCGCAACCTCGCTCTAGAGCACAAGCCTAAAATCATCATCTGCGGCTACTCCGCCTACCCCCGCACCATCGACTTCCAAGCCTTCCGCGACGTGGCTGACGAGGTGGGCTGCTACCTGATGGCCGATATCGCCCACATCGCCGGGTTAGTCGCCAGCGGCCACCATCCCAACCCCGTGCCGCTGTGCGATGTGGTCACCACCACCACCCACAAAACCCTGCGCGGCCCTCGCGGCGGTCTCATCCTGACCCGCGACGCCGATCTGGGCAAGCAATTCAACAAAGCCGTCTTCCCCGGCAGTCAAGGGGGGCCGCTAGAGCATGTCATTGCCGCTAAAGCCGTCGCGTTTGGCGAAGCCCTGCAACCCGAGTTCAAAGACTATTCCGGGCAGGTGATTGCCAATGCTCGGGCCTTGGCAGGGCGGTTGCAGGCGCGCGGCATCAAGCCAGTCTCTGGCGGTACAGACAATCACTTAGTCTTACTCGACCTGCGCTCTGTGACCGCCTATCTGACCGAACGAGGGACTGTCTCCGATCCTCGCATGACTGGCAAACGGGCTGATGCGCTGATGGAAAAAATCCACATTACCGCCAACAAAAACACAGTGCCGTTCGATCCCGAATCCCCCTTTGTGGCCAGTGGCTTGCGCCTCGGCTCGCCCGCCCTCACCACCCGAGGCTTGAAAGAAGCCGAGTTCGAGCGCATTGCCGACCTGATTGCGGATTCTTTGCAGAGTCCTGAGGATGAAAATGTGCTAGCCTACTGCCGTCAGCAGGTGGCCGACTTGTGCGAAACATTTCCCCTCTACCCCCACCTGACTGCCACTGCTGCTGCTGCCCTCGTCTGA
- the psaM gene encoding photosystem I reaction center subunit XII, translating to MALSESQIFFILFHALVPAVFAVLLGSSLAEG from the coding sequence ATGGCCCTAAGCGAAAGCCAAATCTTTTTCATTCTATTTCACGCTCTAGTCCCCGCTGTCTTCGCTGTGCTGTTGGGGAGCTCTTTGGCTGAAGGCTAG
- the tatA gene encoding twin-arginine translocase TatA/TatE family subunit, with product MSIFGMGVPELAIIGIIAVVVFGPKKLPELGSSIGKALKGFKDEMNTSTDAGKSEPKPEGGEAE from the coding sequence ATGAGTATCTTCGGTATGGGAGTGCCCGAACTCGCTATCATCGGCATCATTGCAGTCGTGGTCTTCGGCCCTAAGAAACTCCCCGAACTGGGCAGTTCGATCGGCAAGGCATTGAAAGGGTTTAAGGACGAGATGAATACGTCCACAGACGCGGGCAAGAGCGAGCCAAAGCCCGAGGGCGGCGAAGCAGAATAA
- the dprA gene encoding DNA-processing protein DprA encodes MLVRPTTARSPAVSLGPRPPLTDRPYWLTWPQVKGIGPSRIKQLFLQFGSLEAAWASRASDLLAVEGIGLTVADAIATGRDRIDPAQMAETLQHPLSHPDIRVLTPADAAYPSMLWEIPDPPPILYAWGDRWQWSPAIAIVGTRSPSSYGQRWATKLGAALAEAGFAIVSGMAAGIDGAAHRGALNVGGTTLAILGTGVDIHYPAKHQSLAREIRQHGLLVSEYPCGTEPARAHFPRRNRIVAALCQATLTIEAPARSGALITARLANDYNRDVFALPGNLDCPQARGCLELIDRGAGIILGVSELLDALGAPIAPDRPAVPQPSPPPLSGTELAIWTALDEILSFDQLAIRTQLDASTLSSTLLMMELSGVVEQLPGMRYGRATQ; translated from the coding sequence TTGCTTGTTCGACCCACCACCGCTCGATCGCCCGCCGTCAGCCTCGGCCCTCGCCCCCCTCTGACCGATCGCCCCTATTGGCTGACCTGGCCCCAAGTCAAAGGCATCGGCCCCAGCCGCATCAAACAGTTATTTTTGCAGTTCGGCTCACTCGAAGCCGCTTGGGCCAGTCGGGCCAGCGATCTGTTGGCCGTGGAAGGCATTGGCCTGACCGTTGCAGACGCGATCGCCACTGGTCGCGATCGCATCGACCCAGCACAGATGGCCGAGACCCTCCAACACCCACTCTCCCACCCAGACATCCGAGTCCTCACCCCTGCCGATGCCGCCTACCCGTCCATGCTGTGGGAAATTCCAGACCCACCGCCGATTCTGTACGCTTGGGGCGATCGCTGGCAGTGGTCCCCTGCCATTGCGATCGTGGGAACGCGATCGCCTTCCTCTTACGGTCAGCGCTGGGCCACAAAGCTGGGGGCAGCTCTGGCAGAGGCTGGGTTCGCTATCGTGTCGGGGATGGCGGCTGGCATCGATGGGGCCGCCCATCGCGGTGCCTTGAATGTGGGGGGGACAACTCTAGCTATCTTGGGGACGGGCGTCGATATTCACTATCCTGCCAAACATCAATCTCTGGCTCGGGAGATCCGACAGCACGGGCTTTTGGTCAGCGAATATCCCTGCGGTACGGAACCAGCGAGGGCTCACTTTCCCCGGCGCAATCGAATTGTGGCAGCCCTCTGTCAAGCCACGCTGACGATCGAAGCCCCAGCGCGATCGGGGGCATTGATTACGGCGCGACTGGCCAACGACTACAACCGGGACGTGTTTGCCCTGCCGGGAAATTTGGACTGCCCCCAAGCGCGAGGCTGTCTGGAGTTAATCGATCGCGGTGCAGGCATCATTCTCGGCGTGTCGGAGTTGCTGGACGCCTTGGGCGCCCCGATCGCCCCCGATCGCCCCGCAGTCCCACAGCCCTCTCCCCCACCCCTCAGCGGCACAGAACTCGCAATTTGGACTGCCTTAGACGAGATCTTATCCTTCGACCAACTGGCGATTCGCACTCAACTGGACGCCAGCACCCTATCCAGTACATTGTTGATGATGGAACTCTCGGGCGTCGTCGAACAACTGCCGGGGATGCGCTATGGTCGAGCCACACAATAG
- a CDS encoding P-loop NTPase family protein — MVPQLEVSPTLEISPTLEVSPTLEVSPSSRSHGSVSYLIRGALHLFINPHRSFFTTVIAQAMRVAGQGTPVLVVQLLKGGIDRGPDRPMQLGSNLKWLRCGIDRCIDTPHLEPDEKVALDRLWQFTQDAIQSGEYGLVVLDELGLAIKLGLIAESEVLDLLEHRPPSMDVAITGPEMPESLLDIAQQITQLRDVS; from the coding sequence ATGGTTCCTCAACTTGAAGTCTCTCCGACACTTGAAATCTCTCCAACACTTGAAGTCTCTCCAACACTTGAAGTCTCTCCTTCCTCCCGCAGCCATGGCTCGGTGAGTTATCTCATCCGTGGGGCCTTGCACCTGTTTATCAATCCCCATCGCAGCTTCTTTACCACCGTGATTGCCCAAGCTATGCGGGTTGCCGGACAGGGCACTCCGGTACTCGTCGTACAGTTGCTCAAGGGCGGCATCGATCGCGGTCCCGATCGCCCCATGCAGTTGGGCAGTAACTTGAAATGGTTGCGTTGCGGCATCGATCGCTGTATCGATACCCCCCATCTAGAACCCGATGAGAAGGTTGCCCTCGATCGCCTCTGGCAATTTACGCAGGATGCAATTCAGAGTGGCGAGTACGGATTGGTGGTGCTAGACGAGCTGGGGTTGGCCATCAAGTTAGGACTGATTGCTGAATCAGAGGTGCTCGATTTGTTGGAGCATCGCCCCCCCTCAATGGATGTGGCCATTACCGGCCCAGAAATGCCCGAATCTTTGCTCGATATTGCTCAACAAATTACCCAGTTGCGCGATGTTTCCTAG
- a CDS encoding iron uptake porin — MKLSQSLWLAGAAMGAALAIAPGEAVAQTTQQPQQFAQVTSVSQLSDVQPTDWWFSALQSLVERYGCIAGYPDGTYRGNRALTRGEFAAGLNACLDRINELIAAGLADKVSREDLATVQRLQEEFAAELAALSGRVDALEAKTAELEANPLGLNAVTSRLSVEVKTGIFAASDPIDSENNAILPYRIRLNFDTSFTGEDRFRIRLQARENSAFIGDPVGLGQGESSGAGSDVNDDVDIDDTFYEFPLFNGRVTGLFGLVSVEPSRLFILDNVLSGGISDLAEMDEHLTHNTLVDSTALGFSWEAIEDLLFISYGYGADDASESTLGNGLFAGESVHVVEVGFTPVDSLTLVAAYANYAAGQGDDPGPGTPINDIPGDAQAATFGVNWEITPRIVFQGYYTRGFFSEDAVDDTNDFIAGFAFSDYFIEGSNGGILVGSPDSLAVSQSFDLDGEDLDEFPIQIEAWYGFPVTNNITITPGVYYITNINNDGDDIIVGGVETTFRF; from the coding sequence ATGAAATTGAGTCAGTCTCTATGGTTAGCTGGAGCAGCAATGGGTGCTGCCTTGGCGATCGCCCCTGGCGAAGCTGTAGCCCAAACCACACAACAGCCCCAGCAGTTCGCTCAAGTCACCTCTGTCTCGCAACTATCTGACGTACAGCCTACCGATTGGTGGTTCTCTGCTTTGCAATCTTTGGTGGAGCGCTATGGCTGTATTGCGGGTTACCCCGACGGAACCTATCGCGGCAACCGCGCTCTCACTCGCGGAGAGTTTGCCGCTGGATTGAATGCTTGTCTGGACCGCATCAACGAATTGATTGCGGCGGGCTTGGCCGATAAAGTTTCCCGCGAAGACCTGGCCACCGTTCAGCGCCTACAAGAGGAGTTTGCGGCTGAATTGGCTGCTCTATCCGGTCGAGTGGATGCTCTAGAAGCGAAAACTGCCGAGCTAGAAGCAAATCCTCTGGGGCTGAATGCTGTCACCAGCCGACTTTCGGTTGAAGTCAAAACCGGTATTTTTGCCGCGAGCGACCCCATCGATAGTGAAAACAACGCGATCCTGCCTTACCGCATTCGTCTGAACTTCGATACCTCCTTCACGGGCGAAGATCGCTTTCGCATCCGCCTGCAGGCTCGCGAGAACTCTGCCTTCATTGGCGACCCCGTCGGCCTCGGGCAAGGGGAAAGCTCGGGTGCTGGCTCCGATGTCAACGATGACGTCGATATTGACGATACCTTCTACGAGTTTCCCCTCTTTAACGGTCGCGTTACGGGTCTGTTCGGTCTAGTTAGTGTCGAACCTTCTCGGTTATTTATCTTAGATAATGTTCTGTCCGGCGGTATTTCCGACCTTGCCGAAATGGACGAGCACTTGACCCACAACACCTTAGTTGACAGCACTGCTTTAGGCTTTAGCTGGGAAGCCATTGAAGATCTACTCTTCATCTCCTACGGTTACGGTGCTGACGATGCGTCGGAATCCACTTTGGGCAACGGCCTTTTTGCTGGCGAATCCGTTCACGTCGTTGAAGTGGGTTTCACCCCCGTTGACTCCTTGACCCTCGTGGCGGCTTATGCCAACTATGCCGCAGGCCAGGGAGACGATCCCGGTCCTGGAACTCCTATCAACGACATTCCCGGCGATGCGCAGGCCGCTACGTTTGGGGTTAATTGGGAAATCACCCCACGCATTGTCTTCCAGGGCTACTACACCCGTGGCTTCTTTTCTGAAGACGCAGTCGACGATACCAATGACTTTATTGCTGGATTTGCCTTCTCTGACTACTTCATTGAAGGGTCCAACGGCGGTATCTTAGTGGGCAGCCCCGATTCTCTCGCGGTGAGTCAAAGCTTCGATCTCGACGGCGAAGACTTAGACGAGTTCCCCATTCAGATTGAAGCCTGGTATGGATTCCCCGTTACCAATAACATCACCATCACTCCCGGTGTTTACTACATCACCAACATCAACAACGATGGGGATGACATTATTGTCGGCGGTGTTGAAACCACCTTCAGATTCTAA
- a CDS encoding homogentisate phytyltransferase, producing MNAASWISAVGDKVSATWRFSRPHTIYGTTASLVGLYLLALERWQAWWELLPGLAIALLACLCANIYIVGLNQLIDVEIDRINKPYLPLASGQLSWGQGCWIVAVLGAFSLAVSAHQQRFLFATVLLSNAIGTAYSLPPIRLKRFPFLAALCIYTVRGIVVNVGLYLYFRAMGGSQAQLSPQVWALVAFVLVFTLAIALFKDIPDMEGDYCFHIATFSLRFGAKWTFHLCLGLLTAAYGLMAIAGWWLPEVNRSLLVLGHGGALAVLWWYRWRLPSWERQEMYRYYQLIWKLFYLEYLLFPAAHLLKS from the coding sequence ATGAACGCAGCAAGTTGGATATCTGCCGTTGGCGATAAAGTCTCGGCCACGTGGCGCTTTTCGCGCCCGCACACGATCTACGGCACGACGGCCAGTTTGGTGGGGTTGTACCTGCTGGCATTAGAGCGCTGGCAAGCGTGGTGGGAACTGCTGCCGGGGTTGGCGATCGCGCTGCTCGCCTGTCTCTGTGCCAATATCTACATCGTCGGCCTCAATCAACTGATTGACGTCGAGATCGACCGCATCAACAAGCCCTATTTGCCACTTGCCTCGGGCCAACTCAGTTGGGGGCAGGGATGCTGGATTGTAGCGGTGCTGGGGGCATTCAGTTTGGCGGTCTCCGCCCACCAGCAAAGGTTTCTGTTCGCAACGGTGCTGCTGAGCAATGCGATCGGGACGGCCTATTCCTTGCCTCCGATTCGGCTCAAGCGGTTCCCGTTTTTGGCGGCTCTGTGTATCTACACCGTGCGGGGGATTGTGGTGAATGTGGGTCTATACCTATACTTTCGGGCCATGGGCGGCTCGCAAGCGCAGCTCTCGCCACAGGTATGGGCCTTAGTGGCTTTCGTGCTGGTGTTTACGCTGGCGATCGCCTTGTTCAAAGACATTCCCGATATGGAGGGAGATTATTGCTTTCACATTGCCACGTTCTCGCTGCGATTTGGCGCGAAATGGACCTTTCACCTCTGTTTGGGATTGCTGACGGCAGCTTATGGCCTGATGGCGATCGCCGGATGGTGGCTGCCAGAGGTGAATCGCAGCCTGTTAGTTCTGGGGCACGGGGGAGCTTTAGCAGTGCTGTGGTGGTATCGCTGGCGCTTGCCCTCTTGGGAACGACAAGAAATGTATCGCTACTACCAGCTCATTTGGAAGCTGTTCTATCTCGAATACCTCCTGTTTCCGGCGGCCCATTTGTTGAAGAGTTAG